The Paenibacillus yonginensis genome segment TCGGCCATGCCGCACAAACGCAACCCGATCGGCTGCGAAAACATCTCCGGCTTGTCCCGCGTCATCCGCGGCCATATGCTGACCGCATACGAGAACGTAACGCTCTGGCATGAGCGCGACATCTCGCACTCCTCCGCAGAACGCGTGATTCTGCCGGACGCTACGATGCTGCTCAACTACATGTTGAACCGCTTCGGCAACATCGTGAAGAACCTGACCGTGTTCCCGGAGAACATGAAACGCAACATGGAGCGTACTTACGGCGTGCCGTTCTCCGGTCGCGTGATGACCAAACTGATCGATAAAGGCTTCAGCCGTGAGCAGGCTTATGACACCGTACAGCCGCTGGCCATGCAGGCTTGGGAGACCCAACGCCAGTTCCGCGATATTATCGCTGCAACCCCGGCGATTACGGAAGCGCTGAGCGCTGAGGAAATCGACGATGCTTTTAATCCGGCATGGCATCTGAAGCATGTGGATACGATTTTTACAAGATTGGGCCTGAACGGTTAATCTGATCGGTTAATTTTAAGAAGAAAAGGGGAATGACGCTAATTCGGCCTTGCGCAGTCTCTTAGTTGAACACCGGGGCGTCATCCAAGGGATGTTACCGCTGATGCTGTAAGCTTGGAGCGTGACCCTTTTCCCCTTTAATTTAGGACCTTAAGGCGTTTGAATAGAAATAACCCGCTGCAGCAGGCGGACAAAGGAGAGGGCTTACTTGGCAGCAACCGCGATTTCGACGGCCGTGGATCTGATTGATCTGCCGCTGATTTACAAGGGGAAAGTCAGAGAGCTTTATGATCTTGGCGAGCATTATCTCATCGTCGTCACCGACCGCATTTCGGCGTTTGACTACATTTTGGATCCGGCGGTTCCGGACAAGGGCAATGTGCTCAACCGGCTGAGCGCCTTTTGGTTTGATCGCACCCGGCACATCATGGAGAACCATATGGTTCATACCGATGTAGAGTTGCTTGGCGACGTCATCAAAGACAAAGAGCTGCTCAGAAACCGCATCATGGTGACCCGCAAAGCCGAGCGCATTGACATTGAATGTGTGGTTCGCGGGTACGTCACCGGCGGCGGCTGGCGGCAATACGAGAAAACGGGTGAGGTTAACGGCATTAAGCTGCCGGAAGGCCTGCGCAAGAACAGCAAGCTGGAAGCGCCGATCTTTACGCCTGCTGCCAAAAACGACGTGGGCCACGACGAGGACATTTCTTTTGAAAAAATGACCGAGCTCGTCGGCCGCGAACTGGCCGAGCAGCTGCGCGACCGCACGCTCGAGCTTTACGCCTACGTCCGTGACTACTGCGAAGAGCGCGATATTTTGCTCGCGGACTGCAAGCTGGAGTTCGGCCTGCTGGACGGCAAACTGATCGTAATCGACGAGATGTTTACGCCTGACGCCTCCCGTTTCTGGGCCAAGGAAAACTACGTGCTCGACATCGATATCGACAGCATGGACAAGGAGCCGGTCCGCACTTACCTGGCAAACTCCGACTGGGACATGAACAGCAAACCGGAACCTCTGCCCCCTCTCGTCGTCCAGGAGACTACCAACCGCTATCGCGAAATCTACCGCCGTCTGACGGGGGAAGAGCTTAGCTAGAACAGCGCTGTTAGGCTGGGCTCTGCAAGGCTAAACAAAAAGTAGGCAGGTCAGGGCAGAAGGAATTAAGTCGTTAGAAGCCGTTACCAAAAATAGCAGAAGTATAAAGAGCCACCAGCAGGCAGCATATGATAGAGTCAGAATTTAAAGGCAGATGCAAGCAGCAGCAGGTGGTAGAGGCATCAATGAGGCACTAGAGGACAGCCGGAAGTGATCCAAAAGTTAGCTTCGCTAAACTTTTGCCTTCTGCTGCATCACCCCTTATTTGAAAAAGTTGCACCCGGCACGCCGTAACTGGCGGAGGGGAGAATGATTCTGAAAAAGCATAGCGTCCGCCTTTGTCCTCGGATTATAACCATAAAATTATATTCATTAAGAATCCGAGGACAACAGCGGTTGTAAGAACATTCGCCCCGCAGCCCACGCATAAACAGGTGCACACGGCACCGCAACGCATCACCCAGCAAGCTTTTTAAAATAAACCCCATTCTTAGGAGGAACACAAGGACCATGTTAAAAGCAAAGGTATACGTCACCATCAAGCAAAGCGTACTCGACCCGCAGGGGGTTGCCGTGCAGGGCGCGCTGCATTCCATGGGATTCGGCGAAGTTGAAAGTGCCCGCATCGGTAAATATATGGAACTGACGCTCGACACTACGGACCGCGCAGAAGCGGAAGTCCGCGTAAAGACGATGTGCGAAAAGCTGCTGGCCAACACAGTCGTGGAAGACTATCGCTTTGAATTGGAGGGCTAACCGCCATGAAATTTGCTGTACTTGTGTTTCCGGGTTCCAACTGTGATATTGACTGCTATAAAGCTGTAGAAGAAGTGCTGGGTGAGCCGGTTGACTACGTCTGGCATACGGCAACAGACTTGTCCGCTTACGACTGCATTTTGGTGCCAGGCGGCTTCTCTTACGGCGATTACCTGCGCTGCGGCGCGATCT includes the following:
- the purS gene encoding phosphoribosylformylglycinamidine synthase subunit PurS, with product MLKAKVYVTIKQSVLDPQGVAVQGALHSMGFGEVESARIGKYMELTLDTTDRAEAEVRVKTMCEKLLANTVVEDYRFELEG
- a CDS encoding phosphoribosylaminoimidazolesuccinocarboxamide synthase; translated protein: MAATAISTAVDLIDLPLIYKGKVRELYDLGEHYLIVVTDRISAFDYILDPAVPDKGNVLNRLSAFWFDRTRHIMENHMVHTDVELLGDVIKDKELLRNRIMVTRKAERIDIECVVRGYVTGGGWRQYEKTGEVNGIKLPEGLRKNSKLEAPIFTPAAKNDVGHDEDISFEKMTELVGRELAEQLRDRTLELYAYVRDYCEERDILLADCKLEFGLLDGKLIVIDEMFTPDASRFWAKENYVLDIDIDSMDKEPVRTYLANSDWDMNSKPEPLPPLVVQETTNRYREIYRRLTGEELS